A single genomic interval of Elusimicrobiota bacterium harbors:
- a CDS encoding amino acid permease: MIKNLTSKLFRLKDLNSILAESHVPEHRLKKALGPVELILFGVGVIIGAGIFATIGTAAAGDALRPGAGPALILSFAITGVACGFAALCYAELASLVPISGSAYTYSYASFGELIAWIIGWDLMLEYCVGSIAVSISWSGYFVGLLHSMGIDLPAWITFDFRSAMHGFNKAAALLQSGVPFTELQPALQKTFTAVQNAPHILGIPIIFNLPASAIVLLLTVLLVRGIKESSRFNIVIVTIKLLVLGFFVVLGSFFIKPENWTPFSPNGFAGIKAGAAIVFFAFIGFDCVSTVAEETRNPRRDMPIGIIGSLIICTIIYILVAAVFTGIMPFSALKGALSQEKAEPLALALRHINLNWAGIVVAFGSIAAQLAVLLVLQMGQARIFFSMARDGLLPDIFARVHKKFKTPHVTTIAAGLIIATVAALTNIEEMVDLTNIGTLFAFCLVCFGVIILRVKEPHKPRVFKVPFSPIVPLLGVASCIFLMTGLPNITWTRFVIWLVLGLFVFFSYSFRHSLLHKTEHHTHPHHHTPNT; encoded by the coding sequence ATGATAAAAAATTTGACCAGCAAACTTTTCAGGCTTAAAGACCTAAATTCAATCCTTGCGGAAAGCCACGTTCCGGAACACCGGCTGAAAAAAGCCCTGGGCCCCGTTGAACTTATTTTATTCGGCGTCGGTGTTATTATCGGCGCAGGTATTTTTGCAACAATCGGAACCGCGGCTGCGGGCGATGCTTTACGTCCCGGCGCAGGCCCGGCACTGATACTTTCGTTTGCAATCACCGGCGTTGCCTGCGGATTTGCGGCGCTTTGCTATGCTGAACTTGCATCCCTTGTGCCGATTTCAGGAAGCGCTTACACATATTCCTATGCCTCGTTCGGAGAACTGATTGCCTGGATAATCGGCTGGGACCTTATGCTTGAATACTGCGTTGGAAGCATAGCCGTATCCATAAGCTGGTCCGGATATTTCGTGGGATTATTACACAGCATGGGAATTGATCTTCCGGCTTGGATTACTTTTGATTTCCGTTCGGCTATGCACGGGTTCAATAAAGCTGCGGCATTATTGCAGAGCGGGGTTCCGTTCACTGAACTTCAACCTGCGCTTCAAAAAACATTTACTGCGGTGCAAAACGCTCCGCATATTTTGGGTATTCCGATTATTTTTAACCTGCCGGCAAGCGCGATTGTGCTTTTATTGACTGTTCTTTTGGTAAGAGGCATCAAGGAAAGTTCAAGGTTCAATATTGTTATTGTTACAATTAAACTTTTAGTGCTTGGTTTTTTTGTGGTTTTGGGCTCTTTTTTTATAAAACCGGAAAACTGGACTCCGTTTTCGCCGAACGGATTTGCCGGAATAAAAGCCGGTGCGGCAATCGTCTTTTTCGCTTTTATAGGATTTGACTGCGTTTCAACGGTTGCCGAAGAAACGCGAAATCCAAGAAGGGATATGCCGATAGGAATAATCGGCTCGCTAATAATATGCACTATCATTTACATACTTGTGGCGGCAGTTTTTACAGGGATAATGCCTTTTTCCGCGTTGAAAGGCGCTCTCAGCCAGGAAAAAGCTGAACCTTTAGCTTTGGCTCTTCGTCATATAAATCTTAACTGGGCGGGAATTGTTGTCGCTTTCGGCTCTATTGCTGCACAGCTTGCCGTTTTACTTGTCCTTCAGATGGGGCAGGCAAGGATTTTCTTTTCAATGGCGCGTGACGGACTGCTTCCGGACATTTTTGCTCGAGTTCACAAAAAATTCAAAACCCCTCATGTAACCACCATTGCCGCCGGACTCATAATTGCCACGGTTGCAGCACTAACCAATATTGAAGAAATGGTTGACTTGACGAATATCGGAACATTGTTTGCATTTTGCCTGGTATGTTTCGGAGTTATAATCCTTCGCGTAAAAGAACCCCATAAACCCAGAGTATTTAAAGTGCCTTTCAGCCCGATTGTTCCGCTTTTAGGCGTTGCTTCCTGCATTTTCCTTATGACCGGCCTTCCGAACATTACTTGGACCAGATTTGTTATTTGGCTTGTTTTAGGACTATTTGTCTTTTTCTCATACAGCTTCAGGCATAGTTTGCTTCATAAAACCGAACATCATACTCATCCGCATCATCATACTCCCAACACTTAA
- the pabB gene encoding aminodeoxychorismate synthase component I, whose protein sequence is MIVYTKFDNKPYLFDSHKEIITCRKTSEIKKTFEKMDSFLNQGYYLAGFISYEAGYSFEEKLDQEINYSFPLIYMGCYEKPFQANDFLKKAKNPFSISNIHPSISFEDYHNDIHSIRSFISTGDVYQITYCHKMKFAFKGDALSLFRQLLVEQPVPYPAYIETEKFKILSLSPEMFVHKKGRIVNTKPMKGTWPRGNNFISDLAAGYRLKYDKKNRAENVMIADLLRNDLGRIADKVWVKRLFEVAPYTTLYQMTSSVSANVDQNISLYELFKAIFPSGSVTGAPKIRAMEIIRQLEGEERRIYTGAIGFIAPDRTLYFNVPIRTLLLDGDQGEMGVGGGIIWDSTSEGEWAESMLKAKFLTRLSKNSPA, encoded by the coding sequence GTGATTGTATATACAAAGTTTGATAACAAACCTTACCTTTTTGATTCCCATAAGGAAATTATTACCTGCCGTAAAACCTCAGAAATTAAAAAAACCTTTGAAAAAATGGACTCTTTTCTTAATCAAGGTTATTATTTGGCGGGATTTATTTCTTATGAAGCGGGATATAGCTTTGAGGAAAAACTTGATCAGGAAATAAACTATTCTTTTCCGCTGATATATATGGGATGTTATGAAAAGCCGTTTCAAGCCAACGATTTTTTGAAAAAAGCCAAAAATCCATTTAGTATTTCAAACATCCATCCCTCTATTTCTTTTGAAGATTATCATAACGATATTCATAGCATACGGAGTTTTATTTCAACGGGAGATGTGTACCAAATCACATATTGCCATAAAATGAAGTTTGCGTTTAAGGGAGATGCTCTTTCGCTTTTCCGTCAGCTTCTTGTTGAACAGCCGGTTCCATATCCCGCATATATTGAAACTGAAAAGTTTAAAATACTTTCACTGTCTCCCGAGATGTTTGTCCACAAAAAAGGGAGAATCGTAAACACCAAGCCGATGAAGGGGACATGGCCGCGGGGAAATAACTTTATCTCCGATTTGGCAGCGGGATACCGCCTAAAATATGACAAAAAAAATCGGGCTGAAAATGTAATGATAGCGGATCTTTTACGAAATGATCTTGGGCGTATCGCTGATAAGGTTTGGGTGAAACGGTTGTTTGAAGTGGCTCCGTATACCACACTCTACCAGATGACTTCATCGGTTTCTGCCAATGTTGATCAAAATATTTCTTTATATGAATTATTCAAAGCGATTTTTCCTTCAGGGTCGGTTACCGGAGCTCCTAAAATACGGGCAATGGAGATAATTCGCCAGCTTGAAGGAGAAGAAAGAAGAATATATACGGGCGCCATCGGATTTATAGCTCCTGACAGGACGTTATATTTCAATGTTCCCATAAGAACTCTTCTTTTAGACGGAGATCAGGGGGAAATGGGTGTCGGCGGCGGAATTATATGGGATTCTACATCCGAAGGCGAATGGGCTGAAAGCATGCTGAAAGCAAAGTTTCTTACCCGCCTTAGCAAAAATAGCCCAGCTTGA
- a CDS encoding PDZ domain-containing protein, whose product MALIRVKSILFLGTSILVIMSGCAANRPLLHRGWIGGEYETAKKPFIKMPPSLKDERELVPALPDEIKKNQKGAVIVTKITENTPAGEAGIKEGDLILKLQGRKIKNVRVLRKMVDSVIPGQTLVLTIYRNGEINEYPVTAGKESFKKMKYFYIGFRLSPYMDIFPDPDFSIFSIVSYKENSGRMLLNSPVSQYVLKNSNYKNYANNPIWDLWLGIFGFGGSESIISQEVVKVGKK is encoded by the coding sequence GTGGCATTAATAAGGGTAAAATCCATTTTGTTTTTGGGAACATCAATTTTAGTGATAATGTCCGGCTGTGCGGCGAATCGTCCTTTATTGCACAGGGGTTGGATAGGAGGCGAATATGAAACCGCAAAAAAACCTTTCATAAAAATGCCTCCTTCGCTGAAAGATGAAAGAGAGTTAGTCCCGGCATTACCTGATGAAATAAAGAAAAATCAAAAAGGAGCAGTGATAGTTACAAAAATAACGGAAAACACGCCCGCAGGCGAGGCGGGCATTAAAGAAGGGGATCTCATATTAAAATTACAGGGAAGAAAAATAAAGAATGTCCGTGTTTTAAGGAAGATGGTTGATTCGGTGATTCCCGGACAGACCTTGGTTTTAACTATATACCGCAACGGGGAAATAAATGAATACCCGGTAACGGCAGGAAAGGAAAGTTTCAAAAAAATGAAGTACTTCTATATCGGGTTTCGTTTAAGCCCATATATGGATATTTTCCCGGACCCGGATTTTTCTATTTTTTCAATAGTCAGTTATAAGGAAAACAGCGGAAGAATGCTTTTGAATTCTCCTGTCAGCCAATACGTGTTAAAAAATTCAAACTATAAAAATTATGCCAATAATCCTATATGGGATCTGTGGCTGGGCATCTTTGGTTTCGGCGGAAGTGAATCTATAATCAGCCAGGAAGTAGTTAAAGTTGGGAAAAAATAG
- a CDS encoding diphosphate--fructose-6-phosphate 1-phosphotransferase, with amino-acid sequence MEKQLKISELQIERSKFKPVLPEVLKGGPSSVKLKFGKATESIAHKDEVKNLFATTYGLPCVTFAKGINSPVSRKTVKVGVVLSGGQAPGGHNVIAGIFDGLKKANTKNKLIGFLGGPSGILENKMKEITAPLMNEYRNTGGFDIIQSGRTKIESPEQFELTKKNLVDNKIDALVVIGGDDSNTNAALLAEYLKNEQTNISIIGVPKTIDGDLKNENIETSFGFDTATKIYSELAGNICRDVNSARKYWHFIRLMGRSASHITLEVGFKTQPNIVLIGEEVLAKNMTLSQVVDNITNIIVRRAEQKKNFGVILVPEGLIEFIPEMKELITALNDVLAENEESINALSHIEEKRSLVYTKLPGHLAELMKSLPDSIEAQLMLDRDPHGNVQVSQIETEKLLVEMVKSKLSELKKTGQYQGKFSAITHFFGYEGRCGAPSNFDANYTYALGYTSAVLALNGFTGYISSIKKLVKDTNMWECGGTPLTMMMNIERRKGKEKPVIQKALVKLDGAPFKIFEKNRETWA; translated from the coding sequence GTGGAAAAACAGCTTAAAATTTCGGAACTTCAAATTGAAAGATCAAAATTTAAGCCGGTACTGCCCGAGGTATTAAAAGGCGGCCCGTCTTCGGTAAAACTAAAATTCGGCAAAGCAACGGAAAGCATTGCCCATAAGGATGAAGTAAAAAACCTTTTCGCTACTACTTACGGATTACCTTGCGTAACTTTTGCTAAAGGGATAAATAGTCCCGTCTCAAGAAAAACTGTTAAAGTAGGCGTAGTACTTTCCGGAGGCCAAGCTCCTGGCGGGCACAACGTTATTGCGGGAATTTTTGACGGCTTGAAAAAAGCGAATACAAAAAACAAGCTCATTGGTTTTTTAGGGGGGCCTTCAGGCATTCTTGAAAATAAAATGAAAGAAATAACCGCTCCTTTAATGAATGAATACAGGAACACCGGCGGGTTTGACATAATACAGTCCGGCCGTACCAAAATAGAATCGCCTGAACAGTTTGAATTGACAAAGAAAAATCTCGTAGATAATAAAATTGATGCGCTAGTTGTTATCGGCGGCGACGATTCCAATACAAATGCAGCTCTTTTGGCGGAATATTTGAAAAATGAGCAAACGAATATCAGCATTATAGGCGTTCCCAAAACAATTGACGGCGATTTGAAAAACGAAAACATTGAAACATCATTCGGGTTTGACACGGCAACTAAGATATATTCCGAGCTTGCCGGAAATATATGCCGCGATGTTAACTCGGCGCGCAAATATTGGCATTTCATCCGTTTAATGGGGAGAAGCGCTTCTCACATAACATTGGAAGTCGGATTTAAAACCCAGCCGAATATTGTTTTAATAGGCGAAGAAGTGCTTGCAAAAAATATGACACTTTCCCAAGTTGTAGATAATATAACCAATATTATTGTTCGTCGGGCAGAACAAAAGAAAAATTTCGGCGTTATTTTAGTGCCTGAAGGCCTGATTGAGTTTATACCGGAAATGAAAGAGCTTATAACTGCGCTAAACGATGTCCTTGCGGAGAACGAAGAAAGCATAAATGCTTTATCCCACATTGAGGAAAAGAGAAGCTTAGTATATACCAAACTTCCCGGCCATCTCGCAGAGCTTATGAAGTCGCTTCCGGATTCCATTGAAGCCCAGCTTATGCTTGACCGAGACCCTCACGGAAATGTTCAAGTATCACAAATTGAAACTGAAAAGCTTCTGGTTGAAATGGTGAAAAGCAAGCTTTCAGAACTGAAAAAAACCGGCCAATATCAGGGCAAATTTTCCGCGATTACTCATTTTTTCGGTTATGAAGGACGCTGCGGGGCACCGTCAAATTTTGACGCAAATTATACCTACGCGTTAGGTTATACATCTGCCGTGCTAGCATTAAACGGTTTTACCGGCTATATCTCGTCAATTAAAAAACTAGTTAAGGATACGAATATGTGGGAATGCGGAGGAACGCCTCTTACCATGATGATGAACATTGAGCGAAGAAAAGGGAAAGAAAAACCTGTTATACAAAAGGCTTTGGTGAAACTTGACGGCGCGCCGTTTAAAATATTTGAGAAAAATAGAGAAACGTGGGCA